The region TCAAATACTTTTTTAGGTTTAAATAGTAATTCTAATTACTTGTATAATAGATTTTATCTAGAATACATTAAAAATAATAATATTTTTGGTTATAAAAATAGCTTTTCTATTGGGAATATAGGAGAATCAAACAAATTATCAGTACTAAAAGAATATGATGATATATTTTTAGTAGATAGCTTAATTTATAGAGATTTATATTCGGTCAAAAATAATGATTATGGAAATATTAATACAGAATTTATAAATTCACTGTATTTTATTAATAAAAATTTTAAAATTGCTACTTACTATTCAAAAGAAAATTTATATTATTTTAAAAATTTTACTCTGAAATATAAATTTAATAATAATTTTGGCGTTTTTTATATTCCAAGAAATCTAATAAATTATTTTTATAAAAATGTATTCCGTGACATAGATAATAATTCAAAATTTGATGATGGAAATAAAGATGAAATAATATTTGCTAAAGAAATACATAATAAAAAATATAATTTAGGAATTTATAACTATAAATTCCTTCATTTTATCGCTTACAAAAACACAATAGCATCTTTAAAAGATTATATTTTTTATATTGAAAATGATTTTTTAAATAAAAGTTTAACAACTTATTATAGTGAAAATTATAAAAATTACATTTATTTAAATTATAACTACGATTCAAACAAATATTTTATTAATAATAAACAATTTTATAATAATAATGTTTATTCTTTAATTGAAATCTCTAATAATAACTATAACTTCATTTATAATCTTGGAAAAGAATTTGTTATTAATAATAATGTTGACATTAATTTAGGAATCGGAAATACTCCTTTTTATTCTGTATGGGATAGTTGGAGAATCAATGAAGATAATAAATTTTATTTTTATTTAAATTTTAAAAAGGAGTTTTAAGGTGATAATACTACTATTAATAAGCTTAATATTTATAAGTTGTTCTGGAAATGATATAAAACAAAATAATGATAATAATAGCTGGCTTGTACAATATCAAAATATTAATATTGATGATATAATTAAGAGTAACTATAAAACAGTAATAATTGACTATTCAAAAGATGGTAGTGATATGCATAGTTTTACAAAATCAGAGATAGATAAACTCAAAAATCATAATATAAAAGTAATCTCATATTTGAGTATTGGAGAAGCCGAAGACTATAGATTTTATTGGAAAAATTCTTGGAATACAAAATATCCTATTTGGATAAAATATGAAAATCCAGATTGGAAAGGTAATTATAAAGTAGAATATTGGAATAAAGAATGGGAAAATATTATCTATATTTATCTTGATAAAATTTTAAAAATTGGTTTTGATGGTGTCTATCTTGATGTTATTGATGCTTATAAATACTTAGATTCTAATATTAATTATAATGCTGAAAAAATGATAGAATTTATTGAAAAAATTTCCATATATACAAAATCTAAAAATCCTAACTTTTTAATTATTCCACAAAATTCTGAAGATTTATTAAAATAT is a window of Hypnocyclicus thermotrophus DNA encoding:
- a CDS encoding MJ1477/TM1410 family putative glycoside hydrolase; this encodes MIILLLISLIFISCSGNDIKQNNDNNSWLVQYQNINIDDIIKSNYKTVIIDYSKDGSDMHSFTKSEIDKLKNHNIKVISYLSIGEAEDYRFYWKNSWNTKYPIWIKYENPDWKGNYKVEYWNKEWENIIYIYLDKILKIGFDGVYLDVIDAYKYLDSNINYNAEKMIEFIEKISIYTKSKNPNFLIIPQNSEDLLKYDKENKFLNSIDGVGVESLWFYKNKPQDKKNTDYRLKFLRQLQSKGKFIYVIEYINKNIYTAKQLAIKNNFYYYIAKPDSDLDEIN